A genomic segment from Sulfitobacter mediterraneus encodes:
- a CDS encoding LysE family translocator, protein MQEISIYLPGILLAYSAFLLAIASPGPNILAVIGTSMSVGRSSGMALAMGVASGSFTWAILTVFGLSAILSTYASALLAIKVFGGLYLLWLAYKSFKSAASTHDIEARELAGGRRTPYGYFKRGYIIQMTNPKAALAWIAIISLGLKEGAPLWVGAVIVLGTFMLSVAIHLMYAVAFSTPAMVRLYGNSRRVIQGVLGTFFAFAGLKLLASRA, encoded by the coding sequence ATGCAAGAAATATCCATCTACCTCCCGGGAATCCTTCTTGCCTATTCTGCATTTCTACTGGCCATCGCAAGCCCCGGACCTAATATTCTTGCTGTCATTGGCACTTCAATGAGCGTCGGTCGATCCTCTGGTATGGCTTTGGCGATGGGCGTTGCGAGCGGATCATTTACTTGGGCCATACTGACAGTCTTTGGTTTGTCAGCCATACTTTCCACCTATGCCTCAGCTCTTTTGGCAATCAAAGTATTCGGTGGTCTTTACCTACTTTGGCTTGCTTACAAATCCTTCAAATCCGCAGCCTCAACCCATGATATTGAAGCAAGAGAGTTGGCAGGCGGACGGCGGACCCCATATGGATATTTCAAGCGTGGCTATATCATCCAAATGACCAACCCGAAGGCAGCTCTTGCTTGGATTGCAATCATTTCCCTGGGTCTGAAGGAAGGAGCGCCGCTTTGGGTAGGAGCTGTCATCGTGCTCGGGACATTCATGCTCTCGGTAGCCATCCACCTGATGTATGCGGTTGCATTCTCGACCCCGGCGATGGTGCGATTGTACGGCAATTCCCGACGTGTCATTCAAGGCGTCCTAGGCACCTTCTTTGCTTTCGCCGGTCTAAAGTTGCTGGCCAGCCGGGCATAA
- a CDS encoding LysR family transcriptional regulator — MDLSALKTFQAVAETASVTRAADKLCCVPSAVTARLRQLEQEIGQPLFLRERQGMILTPKGRVLLDYAKKAMVLFDEAEKAVRHDDLPQGTLKVGATDTAATLYLPRVFAQYHLSYPDVSLEVTSGVTETLIAGVRDHKLDCAIVNREVRDPLFKAEQVRRERLVLVSALTVDQITDADEFTFLAAPTGCVQRARVEEWWSEGAHAPIRLIEMANIEMRISCAAAGMGVTVLPLSTLERLADRETVRIHDVPEPWAWLDTFLISRADSPSFAARRLFREMVLQEFRQLRAVV, encoded by the coding sequence ATGGACCTTTCAGCGCTCAAGACTTTTCAGGCAGTTGCCGAAACCGCCAGCGTCACTCGGGCGGCCGATAAATTGTGCTGCGTTCCTTCGGCGGTGACCGCACGGCTCCGACAGCTCGAGCAGGAGATCGGTCAGCCTCTTTTCTTACGCGAACGGCAAGGAATGATCCTGACCCCGAAAGGCCGGGTGCTGCTGGACTATGCCAAAAAGGCGATGGTGCTGTTTGATGAGGCGGAAAAAGCGGTGCGTCACGACGATCTGCCCCAGGGTACGTTGAAAGTGGGAGCCACGGATACCGCCGCCACGCTCTATCTGCCGCGTGTTTTTGCGCAGTACCACCTGTCTTATCCCGATGTCAGCCTTGAGGTCACCTCGGGCGTGACTGAAACCCTGATTGCGGGTGTACGCGATCACAAACTTGACTGTGCAATTGTCAATCGTGAAGTCCGTGATCCACTGTTCAAGGCCGAACAGGTGCGTCGTGAACGGTTGGTGCTGGTCTCTGCCCTGACGGTAGATCAAATAACGGACGCCGACGAATTTACCTTTCTCGCTGCACCAACCGGTTGCGTTCAACGTGCAAGGGTAGAAGAGTGGTGGTCCGAGGGGGCGCATGCTCCGATCCGGCTGATTGAAATGGCAAATATCGAGATGCGCATCAGCTGTGCGGCGGCCGGAATGGGTGTGACGGTTCTGCCCTTGTCTACATTGGAGCGCTTGGCAGACCGTGAAACGGTACGCATTCATGATGTTCCGGAACCCTGGGCCTGGCTGGACACTTTCTTGATCTCGCGT
- the leuD gene encoding 3-isopropylmalate dehydratase small subunit — MTPFTSVTGIAAPMPLPNIDTDVIMPKKFLKRIDREGLAQGVFHDLRFDENGNERSGFVLNRAGYRNARFIVAGRNFGCGSSREHAVWGLLQQGIRAIIAPSFAGIFFGNCEKNGLLAVELPEDKLTVLLETISDGDRAELTIDLDAQKIRPAQGAALEFDIDAGLRRNLMLGLDHIEETLQYADGIRAYEVKNGLVAEPSRGSAEA; from the coding sequence ATGACACCTTTCACTTCGGTTACTGGAATCGCCGCACCCATGCCGTTGCCGAACATCGATACCGATGTGATCATGCCCAAGAAATTTCTCAAGCGGATCGACCGGGAGGGGTTGGCTCAGGGTGTGTTTCACGATTTGAGGTTTGACGAAAATGGGAATGAGCGTTCTGGTTTCGTATTAAATCGCGCCGGATATCGTAACGCGCGATTTATTGTGGCGGGCCGCAACTTCGGCTGCGGTTCTAGCCGCGAACATGCGGTCTGGGGGCTTTTGCAACAGGGCATTCGCGCGATCATCGCGCCCAGCTTTGCCGGGATCTTTTTCGGAAATTGCGAGAAAAACGGACTATTGGCCGTAGAACTGCCCGAAGACAAACTAACCGTTCTTCTGGAAACGATCAGCGATGGCGATAGGGCCGAACTGACTATCGACTTGGACGCTCAGAAAATTCGGCCAGCGCAGGGCGCGGCCCTGGAGTTTGACATCGATGCAGGCCTGCGCAGGAACCTGATGCTTGGGCTAGACCATATTGAGGAAACCCTGCAATACGCTGATGGCATCCGTGCATACGAGGTCAAAAACGGCCTTGTTGCCGAACCAAGTCGGGGCAGTGCGGAGGCTTGA
- a CDS encoding TAXI family TRAP transporter solute-binding subunit, giving the protein MKKFLSTLALAAMVSSPAAADTLRWMTGSPGGSFYPLGGALKGFLEEERPDLKLEVVNGGGIANIKGVGTNKAVLGFANSVTTVDALNGAEPFGTPHTDVCNVAALYPQYFQMVVLKDSEIKSPADFKGISLASQKAGTTGEQFARLVLGVNGLSYDDLGRLNQVGYNDAVSMMKDGNADAFTLVTTAPAGAVMDLAAARDIRMLPVADATYETLKQNMPGLQLGAIPGGTYQGVDEDTAALTWSAHIITRCDAPDDLIYTLTRNVLEHAEALGGVASAAKGLDLERMSQDLGVPFHPAAAKFYAENGIEVAK; this is encoded by the coding sequence ATGAAGAAGTTTCTATCGACACTGGCGCTAGCCGCTATGGTTTCAAGCCCGGCTGCTGCCGACACGCTACGCTGGATGACAGGTTCGCCGGGCGGGTCTTTCTATCCACTGGGCGGCGCACTCAAAGGGTTCCTGGAAGAGGAACGGCCCGATCTGAAGCTGGAGGTGGTGAACGGTGGTGGGATCGCCAACATCAAGGGCGTGGGCACAAATAAGGCCGTGCTTGGGTTTGCCAACTCGGTCACGACGGTCGATGCGCTTAACGGTGCCGAGCCGTTTGGCACGCCGCATACCGATGTCTGCAACGTGGCTGCACTTTACCCGCAGTATTTTCAGATGGTTGTCCTGAAGGACAGCGAGATCAAATCACCTGCGGATTTCAAAGGCATCTCGCTTGCCAGCCAAAAGGCGGGTACCACGGGGGAACAGTTTGCCCGGCTGGTGCTCGGCGTGAACGGATTGAGCTATGACGATCTGGGACGCTTGAACCAAGTCGGTTACAACGATGCCGTTTCGATGATGAAGGATGGAAATGCCGATGCCTTCACGCTTGTGACCACGGCCCCCGCCGGTGCGGTCATGGACCTTGCCGCGGCGCGAGACATCCGCATGTTGCCCGTAGCCGATGCCACATATGAAACACTGAAGCAGAATATGCCGGGCCTGCAACTGGGGGCGATTCCGGGCGGTACCTATCAGGGTGTAGACGAGGACACGGCCGCGCTGACTTGGTCGGCTCACATTATCACACGCTGCGACGCACCGGACGACTTGATCTATACGCTGACCCGCAACGTCCTTGAACATGCAGAGGCGCTTGGCGGTGTCGCCAGCGCAGCCAAGGGGCTGGACCTGGAACGCATGAGTCAGGATTTAGGCGTGCCATTCCATCCCGCAGCCGCAAAGTTCTATGCCGAGAACGGCATTGAGGTTGCCAAGTAA
- a CDS encoding amidohydrolase family protein: MIRTEAQLLPAGACDTHMHFYDHRFPGAASAVKPTPPDFSTEDYRATMRRLGHSRMVVVQPTTYGLDNRLQLAAAAEFGQDARVVVVVDETVTDAELARLDAQGACAVRFFMWKGGALGWDSLQPVAERIAPLGWHIELHIDGATLPEHLERLVGLPCPAVLDHVGRFREPAPEGHPAARALEALMDTGRWWVKLSAPGLQCSEGLRARVERLIERTPDRLVWATNCPHPGQLQPPNELEELRTWLDWIDDPALVHKIFCSNPEQLYRFRQFEDAT; the protein is encoded by the coding sequence ATGATCCGCACCGAGGCACAGCTGCTGCCCGCGGGGGCTTGCGACACGCATATGCACTTCTATGACCATCGATTTCCCGGAGCAGCGAGCGCGGTGAAACCCACACCGCCGGATTTCTCGACAGAGGACTACCGCGCGACAATGCGGCGTCTGGGGCACAGCCGCATGGTGGTCGTTCAACCCACAACCTATGGGCTGGACAACCGATTGCAGTTGGCCGCGGCGGCCGAATTCGGACAGGACGCCAGAGTGGTGGTCGTTGTTGACGAGACTGTGACCGATGCGGAATTGGCCCGGCTGGACGCGCAGGGTGCCTGTGCAGTGCGCTTTTTCATGTGGAAGGGCGGTGCGCTTGGGTGGGATAGTCTGCAACCGGTCGCCGAGCGGATTGCCCCTTTGGGCTGGCATATCGAGCTTCATATTGACGGGGCGACCCTGCCAGAACACCTCGAGCGACTTGTCGGGCTGCCGTGCCCTGCGGTGCTAGACCATGTTGGCCGGTTCCGAGAGCCCGCGCCCGAAGGGCATCCGGCGGCACGGGCTTTGGAGGCTCTTATGGATACAGGACGCTGGTGGGTCAAACTGTCGGCCCCGGGCCTCCAATGTAGCGAGGGGCTGCGTGCGCGGGTGGAGCGGCTGATCGAGCGAACGCCAGACAGGCTGGTTTGGGCCACGAACTGTCCGCATCCGGGGCAGTTGCAGCCGCCAAACGAGTTGGAAGAACTGCGAACCTGGCTGGATTGGATTGATGATCCGGCCCTTGTTCATAAGATTTTTTGCAGCAACCCAGAGCAACTATACAGATTTCGCCAGTTCGAGGACGCAACATGA
- a CDS encoding ADYC domain-containing protein: MNCTRLVLTFALIAIATTGKADIPLPAGAVLQMEGGAGNAEITVTHVEETSQYNVYFLTDENGSACGDQDGEPVGAIPLSGSWGADMSWSPEGLTMACTNGPIGKCVTWGYLPWDAELRDFHQACIRMVRADYCGTGHGTTRDGTPIDVWDRKGINTSSDVQDMLHEADWDADGAITIYRTRFQAGLDYVLKNCPDRLAQRQGTSEIGRETLLSNGSFPFYVQD; the protein is encoded by the coding sequence ATGAACTGTACTCGATTGGTTTTGACCTTTGCACTCATCGCCATAGCCACGACGGGCAAGGCGGATATTCCCTTGCCTGCGGGCGCGGTGCTTCAGATGGAGGGAGGTGCGGGCAATGCGGAGATCACCGTCACGCATGTTGAAGAGACAAGCCAGTACAATGTCTATTTTCTCACTGATGAAAACGGTTCCGCCTGCGGCGATCAAGATGGCGAACCGGTTGGCGCAATTCCACTTTCCGGCTCGTGGGGAGCAGATATGTCATGGTCCCCCGAAGGTTTGACAATGGCCTGCACAAACGGACCGATAGGCAAATGTGTCACATGGGGATATCTGCCATGGGACGCCGAGCTGCGCGATTTTCACCAGGCCTGTATTCGAATGGTACGTGCGGACTATTGCGGCACTGGGCATGGCACCACGCGCGATGGCACTCCGATTGATGTCTGGGATCGAAAGGGGATCAACACCTCGTCCGATGTTCAAGACATGCTGCACGAAGCGGATTGGGATGCAGATGGTGCGATAACCATCTACAGGACCCGTTTCCAAGCTGGTTTGGACTATGTTCTAAAAAACTGTCCGGACCGTTTAGCTCAGAGGCAGGGAACTTCAGAAATCGGGCGGGAAACGCTTTTGAGTAACGGGTCATTTCCCTTTTATGTTCAGGATTAG
- a CDS encoding TRAP transporter permease, translated as MRHLVTLGRAVALFMAVYHLWIGYFGAPNALIMRSVHLGLVLTITFLMIDWRGKKDTPGIAEVALVLLSIGVAAYPIVEIDYIYNRFYLIDPIKPADWVFGIAANLLVIEAARRLMGWPLAITASIFLGYAVFFTNIAPGELIEQTYLTTEGIFGIPLAVSATFITLFVLFGALIEKMGIGQFFVDFALALAGRTSGGAAKVALITSSLFGTVSGNGVANVMTTGVFTIPMMKKAGFRPNVAGAVEAVASTGGQILPPVMGASAFLMAEFIGTSYAQICLYALIPALLYYATVFAAIHFEARATGLEGLPADQTPKLGKVLIENGHLSIPLLVIILSLVSGYSAQFSALAGIASVVPVALLRKSTRSNVTVRNVLDALVEGARNAVLIATACATAGIVVGVINITGIGLDFSQAVLRLADENLYLALILASMAGIVVGMGIPTAPAYIVQVALFVPTLTELGIPVPAAHMFAFYFAILSGLTPPVAITVYAANAISGAGLWQGCAASMKLAGTAYVMPFMFALSPAILTLGTGSEIAQTALTALLGGVLLAAGFHGWLLSSLAALLRPVAVVAGLCLLGPSGLLDLAGLALAAPVLFLSARARRNPEETGA; from the coding sequence ATGCGTCATCTCGTAACTCTTGGCAGGGCAGTGGCCTTGTTTATGGCTGTCTATCATCTGTGGATTGGCTATTTCGGGGCGCCAAACGCGCTTATCATGCGCAGCGTGCATCTGGGTCTCGTGCTTACGATCACCTTCCTGATGATCGACTGGCGAGGGAAGAAGGACACACCGGGAATAGCCGAAGTGGCACTGGTTCTCCTGTCCATCGGAGTTGCCGCATACCCTATTGTTGAAATCGACTATATCTATAACCGCTTCTATTTGATTGACCCGATCAAACCCGCCGACTGGGTGTTTGGTATTGCCGCAAACCTGTTGGTGATCGAGGCCGCGCGTCGTTTGATGGGGTGGCCACTGGCCATTACCGCAAGCATTTTTCTGGGATATGCGGTGTTCTTTACCAATATCGCGCCGGGTGAATTGATTGAACAAACCTACCTGACGACTGAAGGCATTTTTGGCATCCCGCTTGCTGTATCGGCCACTTTCATCACGCTATTTGTCCTGTTCGGAGCATTGATCGAGAAGATGGGGATCGGCCAGTTTTTTGTCGATTTCGCGCTGGCTCTGGCTGGGCGCACTTCGGGCGGTGCGGCAAAGGTGGCGCTGATTACCTCGTCGCTGTTTGGCACAGTGTCCGGAAACGGCGTTGCCAATGTCATGACAACCGGTGTTTTTACCATCCCGATGATGAAAAAGGCCGGGTTCCGGCCGAATGTCGCCGGCGCGGTCGAGGCTGTTGCTTCAACCGGTGGACAGATCCTGCCGCCTGTCATGGGCGCGTCGGCCTTCCTAATGGCCGAGTTCATCGGCACATCCTATGCCCAGATCTGCCTTTATGCGTTGATCCCCGCGTTGCTCTATTACGCCACCGTATTTGCCGCGATCCACTTCGAAGCGCGGGCCACAGGTCTGGAGGGGTTGCCGGCGGATCAGACGCCAAAACTGGGCAAGGTCCTGATCGAGAACGGACATCTTTCCATTCCGTTGCTCGTGATTATTCTGTCGCTGGTCTCCGGTTATTCGGCCCAATTCTCTGCTCTTGCCGGTATTGCCAGCGTTGTTCCCGTGGCCCTCCTGCGCAAGTCGACACGCAGCAATGTAACGGTCCGTAATGTTCTGGATGCGCTCGTAGAGGGTGCGCGAAACGCGGTGCTGATTGCCACGGCCTGTGCCACTGCCGGTATTGTAGTCGGGGTGATTAACATCACCGGCATTGGGCTGGATTTTAGCCAGGCCGTGCTTCGACTTGCAGACGAGAACCTATACTTGGCCCTTATCCTCGCCTCAATGGCCGGCATTGTGGTCGGCATGGGGATTCCGACCGCGCCGGCCTATATCGTTCAGGTCGCGCTGTTCGTGCCGACACTGACAGAGTTGGGAATTCCGGTGCCGGCGGCGCATATGTTTGCATTTTATTTTGCCATTTTGTCTGGCCTTACCCCACCTGTCGCCATCACGGTTTATGCGGCAAATGCCATTTCGGGTGCGGGGCTTTGGCAGGGATGTGCAGCGTCGATGAAGCTTGCTGGTACGGCTTATGTCATGCCATTCATGTTTGCATTGTCACCTGCAATCCTGACACTTGGTACCGGTTCCGAGATTGCGCAGACGGCACTGACCGCGCTTTTAGGTGGCGTATTGCTGGCAGCGGGCTTTCACGGTTGGTTGCTGTCCTCGCTTGCTGCACTCCTGCGTCCCGTCGCGGTGGTGGCAGGGCTTTGCCTGCTGGGGCCGTCGGGGCTGCTGGATCTGGCCGGACTGGCACTTGCGGCACCGGTGCTTTTTCTTTCAGCACGCGCACGTCGCAACCCTGAGGAGACCGGGGCATGA
- the leuC gene encoding 3-isopropylmalate dehydratase large subunit, producing the protein MTRTLYDKLCDSHTVRRIDDNRLLLYVDLHIMNEYTSPQAFAGLHAAGRPVWRPEAHLAVVDHVNPTRAIASLDEMTDNDARLQIENLGRNCARHGIELFDLFDRRQGIEHVVVPENGLAHPGKVIACGDSHTTTYGAFGALGFGIGTSEIEHVLATQTLVYTKLRNMRVTFTGEMPPGLTAKDLVMAFIAKVGVSGAVGHAVEFAGAPVNLLSVEGRMTMCNMAVEGGARVALIAPDATVFHYLQGRPRAPKGRDWDTAKQEWASWQSDPDAKFDIDIDIDVAAIAPQVSWGTSPHQACGIDGEVPAPEHANDPMERAAQERALEYMGLEPGQPLGAIEISHAFIGSCTNSRMEDLRAAAEVLKGRKVSAGVSAIIVPGSLAVRRQAEAEGLDRVFIEAGYEWRNSGCSMCLAMNDDILDAGARCASSTNRNFEGRQGTGARTHLMSPAMVAAASVAGHLVDYREFLPGAQT; encoded by the coding sequence ATGACACGGACCCTGTATGATAAACTCTGCGATAGCCATACAGTGCGGAGGATCGACGACAACCGGCTGCTTTTGTACGTCGATCTGCATATCATGAATGAATACACCAGCCCGCAAGCCTTTGCCGGCCTGCATGCGGCAGGACGTCCGGTGTGGCGACCAGAGGCGCATCTGGCGGTTGTGGATCATGTGAACCCGACTCGCGCCATCGCTTCATTGGACGAGATGACGGACAATGATGCCCGGCTACAAATTGAAAACTTGGGCCGCAATTGCGCACGCCACGGGATTGAGCTTTTTGACCTGTTCGACCGCAGGCAGGGGATCGAGCATGTGGTGGTGCCGGAAAACGGCTTAGCGCATCCGGGCAAGGTGATCGCTTGCGGCGACAGCCACACCACCACTTATGGTGCGTTTGGTGCGCTTGGCTTCGGGATCGGCACTTCGGAAATCGAGCATGTTCTGGCCACGCAGACCCTTGTCTACACCAAGCTGCGGAACATGCGGGTGACCTTTACCGGCGAAATGCCACCGGGGTTGACAGCCAAGGATCTGGTCATGGCCTTTATTGCAAAGGTTGGCGTGTCTGGGGCAGTGGGCCATGCGGTCGAATTTGCTGGCGCTCCTGTCAACCTGCTGTCGGTCGAAGGGCGGATGACAATGTGCAATATGGCCGTCGAAGGCGGCGCACGTGTCGCGTTGATCGCGCCGGATGCAACGGTATTCCATTACCTGCAAGGTCGGCCACGCGCACCGAAGGGTAGGGATTGGGACACCGCCAAACAGGAATGGGCCAGCTGGCAATCCGATCCTGATGCCAAGTTCGACATCGACATCGACATCGATGTAGCGGCTATCGCGCCTCAGGTCAGTTGGGGCACCAGCCCCCATCAGGCCTGCGGGATTGACGGGGAGGTTCCGGCGCCGGAGCACGCAAATGATCCAATGGAGCGAGCCGCGCAAGAACGCGCATTGGAATACATGGGGCTTGAGCCGGGTCAACCGCTTGGGGCGATAGAAATCTCACATGCGTTCATCGGTTCCTGCACCAATTCCCGCATGGAAGACTTGCGCGCTGCTGCGGAAGTGTTGAAGGGCCGGAAGGTGTCTGCTGGTGTTTCCGCGATAATCGTCCCGGGGTCGCTTGCCGTGCGACGGCAGGCCGAGGCAGAGGGGCTGGATCGGGTATTTATCGAGGCAGGCTATGAATGGCGCAATTCGGGATGTTCCATGTGCCTAGCTATGAATGATGACATACTTGACGCTGGCGCCCGATGTGCATCGTCCACCAACCGGAATTTCGAGGGACGACAGGGTACCGGTGCTCGCACCCATCTGATGAGCCCGGCGATGGTCGCAGCGGCCTCCGTAGCGGGTCATTTGGTCGATTATCGGGAATTTCTGCCAGGAGCACAGACATGA